The region GCACGACATAGGGAAAGGCCGCCAGCCCGCGCAGCAGGGCGGTGCCGCCATAGGCCGCCGGCGCCAGCACCAGGCCCGGCCGCAGGATGATCCAGTCGAGATCCTCGCCCGCCAGCAGGACTTCGGCTGCCAGCTTGGTCTGGTTGAAGGCCGTGCCCCGCCCCGCCGCGACGCCGGCCGCCGACAGGTGAACCAGGCGGCGCACCCCGGCGATGCGGCATGCCGCCGCCAGCCGCCGCACCCCTTCCAGGTGGACGGCGTGCAGGTCGTCGCGCGGGCTGTCCTGCAAGGCGCCCGCGCAATTGACCAGCGCATCGGCCCCGCGCAGCAATGCGGCCCAGGCCTCGACCGAGGTGGTGCGCAAATCCGCTTCCACCCAGGAGACTTCCGGCGCGCGCCGCCGCGCCGCGCCGATGTCGCGCCCGGCGCCGACCAGGTCATGCCCGTCGACAAGCAGGCGGGCCGTGACATAGCTCCCGATCAGGCCATAGGCGCCAACCACCACAATGCGCATGCCCCGATGCCCCGTGAGTCCCGCGAGGCCATGATTCTAGGCCAGGCGCCGGCCGCTGTCGTCGCCGGCCTTGCAATGGTTTTGCGAATGGCGCCAGTAGGCGGCATCAGCCCTGACGGAAAGGCCGCATGATGATCATGGTAATCGGTTCCCTGACGGTGGCGCCCGAGGCCCTGGACACGGTGATGGCAGCCAGCCTCGAGCATGTGCACCGCTCGCGCCTCGAGCCCGGCTGCCTCTCCCACGCCGTGCATCTCGATGCCGAGAACCCGGGCCGCCTGGTCTTCGTCGAGGAATGGAGCGACATGGCCGCCCTGCAGGCCCATTTCGTCGTGCCCGCCAGCACCGGCTTCGCCGCCCTGATGTCGAAACACGCAACCGAAGGGCCCGAACTCGCGATCTTCGACGCCAACCTGCTACGCCGCGTCGGCGGCAAGAAATAGGCCCTCGTCAGGCAAAGAGCCTGGCGACTTCCGTCATGGGGATGAAGAGCCGCCGCTGGGCGGCCGCCAGGGGCAGGAACTGGTATGCCTTGTAGAAGCGCTCTGCCGCCTCGTCCTTTGCATCCACGACGAAGGCATAGGTGGCGATTTCGCTGCGCAGCGTGCGACTGAAGGCATCCATCAGCATGAACTCGCCCAGGCGGCGGCCGCGAAACCGGCGGTCGACCGCCAGCCTGCCCATCAGGGTCGCCGGCACGGCGGGATAGCGCGGCAGCTTCTTTGCCAGAGGTGGTGGCAGATCGGTCAGGGCGATGGCGGTGGCGGCAAGGGTGTAGAAGGCGATGGGGGCCGGCCCGTCGTCGGTCAGCACGAAGCAGGAGGCCACCCGCTTGCGGCTGTCCTGGCCGGCCTGGGTCTTGAGATAGCGGTCCAGCGCCTCCACGCCGCAATCGAAGACGGCACGATCATGATGATCGCCGAGCGGAGCGATCCGCAGCGCCATGGTCGGCCGGCTCAGCGCGTCGTCGTCTCGATATAGCGCCGCGCCGCCTCTTTCAGGCGCCGCCCGGGCTCGCGCGGCTCGAGCAGCGCCTCGGCGAAGGCGCGGCTTTCCTGGGCCGTCAATTGAATCGACTGCATGGTCTCGATGGTGCGCACCGCCGCTTCATGCACGCTGGCAATCACGAAATCGGTCAAGGTGCGGCCTTGCAGCTCGGCGGCGCGCAGGAACAGATCCTTCTGGTCGGCCGACACCCGCGCCTCGAGGCGCTCGCTTCGCGTCGGGGCCGATCGTTTTGCTGCCGGTGCTTTGGGGGCCATGGCTTTATCCTTGCTACCTGCCAAATGTACGGCTTGCAGCCGGACAGGGCAAGGGGCTCCGCGCGAGCGGATATTCGCCCCCGGCCCTAATCAGCCGCGCCTCATTCGGCCCCGGCACCGTCCGTCCCGGTGCGGGTCTTGGCCTGCGCCGCCGCGTTGCAGCCGGCGCCCGGGGTTTGCGCGCGCTGCGATCTGCGGACCGTGATGGTTTCGCCGTTGCGCGTGACGCTCGCGGTCGCATCGGCGGCGCAATCCGCGCCC is a window of Oleomonas cavernae DNA encoding:
- a CDS encoding putative quinol monooxygenase translates to MMIMVIGSLTVAPEALDTVMAASLEHVHRSRLEPGCLSHAVHLDAENPGRLVFVEEWSDMAALQAHFVVPASTGFAALMSKHATEGPELAIFDANLLRRVGGKK
- a CDS encoding GNAT family N-acetyltransferase is translated as MALRIAPLGDHHDRAVFDCGVEALDRYLKTQAGQDSRKRVASCFVLTDDGPAPIAFYTLAATAIALTDLPPPLAKKLPRYPAVPATLMGRLAVDRRFRGRRLGEFMLMDAFSRTLRSEIATYAFVVDAKDEAAERFYKAYQFLPLAAAQRRLFIPMTEVARLFA
- a CDS encoding type II toxin-antitoxin system TacA family antitoxin encodes the protein MAPKAPAAKRSAPTRSERLEARVSADQKDLFLRAAELQGRTLTDFVIASVHEAAVRTIETMQSIQLTAQESRAFAEALLEPREPGRRLKEAARRYIETTTR